The proteins below are encoded in one region of Lactuca sativa cultivar Salinas chromosome 3, Lsat_Salinas_v11, whole genome shotgun sequence:
- the LOC111921839 gene encoding cytochrome c oxidase assembly protein COX11, mitochondrial, with protein MSFARLYARSSQLSSLCKTLNRTPVNSRSLLEAGQRRYSFVRASSSKHNQFYSEFRSFTSRSAHNTNSFNKISHLGNGYFKTPLGSHRQYVTNVIREQKSRKMLYYLTGLVFAMVGCTYAAVPLYRRFCQATGYGGTVQRRETVEEKIARHSQDGTVTNREIVVHFNADVSDGMPWKFIPTQREVRVKPGESALAFYTAENCSSTPITGMSTYNVTPMKAAVYFNKIQCFCFEEQRLLPGEQIDMPVFFYIDPEFETDPRMDGINNIILSYTFFKIAEDKL; from the exons aTGTCATTTGCTAGGCTGTATGCAAGATCCTCTCAGTTGTCTTCCCTTtgcaaaaccctaaatcgcaCCCCTGTCAACTCGAG GTCTCTACTCGAAGCTGGACAGAGAAGATATAGTTTCGTGAGAGCTAGTAGTTCAAAACATAACCAATTCTACTCTGAATTTCGAAGTTTCACCTCTAGATCTGCACATAATACGAACTCTTTCAACAAAATATCCCATTTGGGAAATGGATACTTCAAGACACCTTTGGGTTCTCATCGTCAGTATGTTACAAATGTCATTAGAGAACAGAAATCAAGAAAGATGCTTTATTACTTAACAGGTTTGGTGTTTGCAATGGTGGGATGTACTTATGCTGCAGTTCCTCTATATAGAAGGTTTTGTCAAGCCACTGGCTATGGAGGCACTGTTCAAAGGCGAGAG ACAGTAGAGGAAAAAATTGCACGACATTCCCAAGATGGAACAGTTACAAATAG GGAAATTGTGGTGCACTTCAATGCTGATGTGTCAGATGGAATGCCATGGAAATTCATCCCTACTCAAAGAGAg GTAAGGGTAAAGCCAGGTGAAAGTGCTCTTGCTTTTTACACTGCTGAAAACTGTAGTTCAACTCCTATAACTGGCATGTCTACATATAATGTTACACCAATGAAG GCTGCTGTTTATTTCAACAAGATACAATGCTTTTGCTTTGAGGAACAACGGCTTCTTCCAGGAGAGCAGATTGATATGCCT GTGTTCTTTTACATAGACCCAGAGTTTGAAACGGATCCTAGGATGGATGGTATTAACAATATAATTCTTTCGTATACATTCTTCAAGATTGCTGAagataagttatga